DNA sequence from the Treponema sp. OMZ 838 genome:
GGCGCGTACGGTTCTGATATTTTTATACTGTATGTCGTCCATCCCCTGCCCCGCTAAGGCATTATGGCACAGAGCTATGTCGCAACCGCAGTCTGTAAAATCATTTTCAAGATTCTTAAAATATTGCACAACGTCTCCGGCAAACACGATTTCAATTTCCGCTGTATCGCCGGTTTCTTTGCAATAATTTCGGTAATTGACTAATTTATTTTGCAATTTAGCAATTAACTGAAGCTTTTCTATTCTGAATAAAACTTTATAGTGCATAGTGCCGAAACTATACCCTGCGCTTATGCACCTGTCAAGAAAGTCCGCATATAGTTTCCGGCATCAGCACATCGATAGCCGCCTGTATATGTTCGGGTACCGGCACGGTAAAAAGGCGAAGCGTGCCGCCGATGGGAAATCGGAGGCGGTATGCGCAGAGCTGGAGCTTTTTAATGCGGGCGGTTTTCCAAAGCTGTTTATTTAATGCAAAGTTTCCGTGCTTATCGTCGCCGATAATCGGGCAGCCGATACCGGCAAGGTGAATACGGATTTGGTGCATTCTGCCGGTATGCAATCGGACGGAGAACAAGCTGTATGCGTCAGTACCCGCAAGCAGTTTGTATGCACTTGAGGCAGGCTTTGGCGTGCCGTTTTCCATAATCGGCGTATCGATAATGCCTTCTTTCGGAATGAGTTTCAGTGTTTTTTTATTTACAGAATGTTCAAAACTGCCGAAGCATAATGCAAGATATTCCTTTTCGACCGCCCGCAACTCAAACAAGGTACGGCACGAACGGGCGGCGGCGGCGCTTTTTGCAACTACCAATAAGCCGGAAGTCTCTTTATCCAGCCGGTGTACCGGAAATATTTCTGTCCTGAGCTGCTTGCTTAAAATCTCGGTAAGGCACACGGCAATGTGCGCCCCGCCCTGTACCGGAATACCGTAAGGCTTATTGACGATACAAATTGCCTCGTCCTCATATACAATCGGAATGGATTTCTTTACAATATTTTGTTGACTATTGTGCATAGTGGGGAGTATATGATGAATCGGAAAAAATTTCAGCACTTGTTATGTTTCATTCTTTTATCGTTTTGTATCGGCCATCCGCTTCGGGCGGAACTGATCAGCAATCCTTCATTAGGCTATACATTGGATTTACCGGAGGGATTCAGACAGGTGAATTCCCGGGATAATTCCCGTTATCTTTATCAAAATACAATTATCCCCGTCGGATTACAGGTTGCACTCTACCCGTATCAGCAGTTCGGTACGGTGACCGCTGCGGCGGAACATATTTTTTCTCAACTGAAAGCGCAAAAAAAAGCGATACAATTTTTGATGCAGGGCAACCCCGCGCTCGTTGCAAACCTTCAATTTACACAGCAAAACCAAAAACAGGCGGGGTGGCTTTTGGTGCAGCCGCTCGCCGAACAAAAGGGATGGCTGGTTGTCTTAACAACAACACAGGCGGCAAAAGCGCAGGAATATGAGCCGATGATGATTTCCTGCTTGGATGCGGTGTTCATCAGCCGTCAGTCCTTTTTTGAACCCGGTCCGATGATTCAGGCCGTTTATCCCAAAGAAGGAACGGTAAAAAAAGAAGTGCTCTTTAACGGAAAAAAACTTTCCGTGCATTTTGACCGCTCGGATTCCGAAGCAAACCAAGCAGTAATAGACCGCGAGTTTGCCCTGCTGACACGCTATCTTAATTCCCCGCTGCAGCAAAAAGCATGGCAGCGCTATTACCGGATGATTTACCGCGACAGTATTGCCCGATGCCGCCATCTTGCGCTGATGCTGGAAAAAGAATTAATAGAAGTGGACAAAAAAGGAAAAATGCCCGCTGCGGAAACCGTCGCCGCAGTCCTACTTGATTGGATGCAGGATTTTACCTATGCAAGGGATGAAAGCGGAGCCGACTTTCTCAATATTCCGGCCGTGTGCAGCGACCGAAGCGGCGATTGCGACAGCCGCGCACTGCTGATGTCCGTACTATTGCAGTACTTCAATATCGATTCAATCTTGATGATTGCCCCGGAACAAAAGCATGCGGTTGCAGCCGTAGACTGTACCGGCGACGGGGCACGCTTTACCCACAACGGCAAGCGCTATCTTATTGCAGAAACAACGGCAAAGGTTGCGCTCGGCAAAATCGCACAAGACCTTGCCGATCCCCGCCTCTGGTTCGCCGTCGATTGGTACGTTCCGCCCGAACGGGACGAATACGGTTTCGGTAAGAAGGAATAAGCACTATTGGGAGCCTCTAAAAATCTAACCGATTTTTTAGAGGTGCCCTATTGCTTTTTTACTCAAGCATATTCTTCTGCCGCATAATTTCAAAAACACTCGACTTTCCAAGGAAGTGCGCAGTACCGGCAAAGACAAACGTATTGCCGCCTTCGCGCAGGTATTCATCGAATTTCTGTGCCCATATCCGGTTCCGATCGGTCAACAACGCATCGATATAAGCTTGCGCTTTTTTCTCAGAAAAAGAGGACGGTACTTCCAAAAGTAATTCGACAAGTAACGCTGAAAGTTTTTTTCGATTATTGCTGAGGTAAAGGTCTCGAATCGTATGTACTTCCGCTATACTCTTGTCTATATCTCGCAGCGCTTGTATAGAATCCTTTAATATTGCTAGCTGATCTTCAAAAGTACCGTATGACAAAGCTGCAATTTGCTGCTCTGCCGTATCGAGTGCCTCGATTTTCTTATTTTCCGCACGCTGCATCAAATACATATCGATACCATCTGAGGGATCCATCCCAGCCTTAAACGTCAGTAATTGAACCAGTACCGTATTTAAGACCCACGGATTAAATAAGGCGAACCGGTGCATCGTATCATCACCGATCATTTCATACAGAAAAACAAGTTCATCCTCTGATAAGACATTAAGTAAACTCTTTTTAGGGTCGGTATTCATATTTTTCATAATAACGGTTTGCATTTCACCGACGAGAGCTTCCATTTCGGCCATACCGCCAATCTCACTCACCAACCGGTCGGCTTTATCGAAGGCACGCAGTACATTCTTTTCAAGCGGATAAAACTTTTTATCGGCAACATGAATGGTTCCGAGCACATAAACGGATCCCTTATTACCCCGTATCTCCCAAAAAAAGCGTTCGGGACGTTCTATCAGCACCGGCTTCGATAATGCTGACGGCCGCTTACCCTGTCCCGTAGTCGTACAGGCAGTAAGAGCGATACTCAGCATCAGTAGCAGCACAATTTTTTTCACATATTTAAAAGCTATCATACAATCCTCCTATCGATAAAATAGCGTTTTTTTGTATTTCCTACTAGAGGATTTATATCCGGGGGGAAGGGAAAAGCCGTCTGATTCGATTGCCCTATAATATCGGCAAAAAGAGCATTGACATTTATCATTTTACCGGTAAAATAAAAGTAAATGGGGAAAAGTGGAGGAAAGTAGGTAAAAGTGGAAAAAAGTGTGTTTTCAGGAGAGTATAATAATACGCTTGATGAAAAGGGACGTATTATGTTTCCTGCAAAATTACGCTGTTTACTACCGGGATCACAAGTAGTGATTACCCGCGGAATTGACCGCTGCTTATGGATATTTCCACCCGAAGAATGGGCATTGCTATCCGAAAAAGTTATGCAATCCGCTTCTTTGTTTCAGGCAAACTCCCGTCTTGTACTGCGCAGGCTTATCGCTCCCGCACAGGAAATAGACATTGATAAGGCCGGACGTGTTTCAATACCCCAAAGTTTACGTGAATACGCGCAGCTCGAAAAAGACTGCGTGCTATTGGGCATCAACCGTTATCTAGAATTATGGGATGCGGATGAATATCGGGCTTATCTGGAGGGAAGCGAGGCGGATTTCCATCAAGCGAGCGAGGACTTGGGGCTTATCCGTTTTTAACATGTATGAACTTTGTACACACACCGGTTTTATTACAAGAATGCCTGCAATTGCTTGCCCCGGAAACATCCGACCCGCTTCTTATTGATGGAACATTAGGCGAAGGCGGCCACAGCGAAGCCTTTTTAACCCGTTTTCCGCAGTTAAAGGTTATCGGTATCGATGCCGACCCTGCTATTCAAGCAAAAGCAAGGGCACGGCTTGCCCCATTCGGCGAGCGTATGCAGTTTTTTTTAGGCTGGTCGGATACTTTTTTTGATCAATACCCTCAAGATAGAGCGGCGCCTTCGCTCATCTTATTTGACCTCGGTATTTCTCTTTTCCATTATATGGAATCAAAGCGCGGCTTTTCATTCAGCGCAGATGAACCGCTCGATATGCGTATCAATCCGAATGAATCGCTGACAGCCGCTGATATCGTAAACACCTACAGCGAAAAAAAACTCGCAGATTTACTGTACCTCTATGCGGAAGAACGCTTTTCGAGGCCGATTGCCCGCGCTATTGTTGCAGAACGGGAAAAGCACCCTTTTACGGAAGCGCGGCAGTTAAGTGAAACCGTATTCCATGCGGTTCCCACCCGCTTTAGACACGGCCCCATACATCCGGCAACCAAGACGTTCCAAGCCTTACGGATTGCCGTGAACAGCGAACTTGACCGGCTGCCGCGCCTGTTGGAAAAAGCTTTTTCGTGCCTTGCGGCAGAGGGTAAAATGGGCGTTATTTCCTTTCATTCGCTGGAAGACCGCATTGTTAAACTTTTTTTTAGAGACCTTGCAAAAAGCTGTATTTGCCCGCCTGAAATGCCGATATGTACATGTGGAGGCGTGCCCCGTGCAGCTTTGCTTACGAAAAAACCGGTCGGCCCCTCTGCCGAAGAGACAGCCGGTAACGCACCGTCCCGCAGCGCCCGGCTCCGCGTTATAAAAAAGCTCTCTTTGAGGAGGTCATAACCGATATGAAACACCTTGTAGCTTTGATTCTTACCGTCAGTATTCCGTGTCTGCTTTTCTTCACTGTTAAGCAGTCTCAAGTTTATAATACACTTGAACGCGAAGTAAATGCCTATAACAATGAGCAGAATCGTCTGATTGCAGAAAACAAACGGAAGATTTCGGCTATTTCCATCCTCTCAAAACCGCAGCGGATCGAAAAGATCGCTGTGGAAGAATTGGGTATGCATAAAGCGGATTCCTCTCAAATTATCCGCATCTCCTTAGATAAGGAAAAGAAGGGATAACGCCATGTTGTTGGGTTGGGAGGCTCTCTGCACGGCAGTTGCGGGAACATTTATTTGCAATTATTCTCCTTATCAAGGTTTTGACTCTGTTACCACGGACAGCAGAACGGTAGGCGATCATGCGCTTTTTATTCCGTTGCGGGGTACACAGCAGGACGGACACCGCTATATCGAACAAGCGTTACAGCATGGAGCTGCTTGCGTACTTGCCGATGCAGCGTACCTCGGCGTTCAAGAAAACACTCAACTCATCCTCACCCTCTGTGAAAAATATCAGGCAGCCTGTATCCGCGTTGATCATACGCTAAAGGCATTGCAAGACGCCGCAGCGGCCTATCTGGAACAATTCCCGCAGCTCATTAAAATCGGGGTAACCGGTTCAAACGGTAAAACGACGACCAAAGAACTGCTTGCATCCATCTTTGCACAGAAATACCGAATTATAAAAAATGAGGGCAACCTCAATTCCGAAACAGGTTTGCCGCTGTCGGTTTTTACCGTAACGAAAGAACATGAAGTAGGCATTTTTGAACTTGGTATGAACCGGAAGGGAGAAATTACGGAGCTTGCCGCAGTCCTGAAACCGAACATTGCCGTTATCACCAATATCGGTACCGCTCACATCGGGATGCTCGGTTCCAAAGACGCTATTGCCCAGGAGAAAAAAGAAATTTTTTCCTGTTTTGATGAAAACTCCGTCGGATTCGTCCCCGCTCAAGATGAATATACGGCGTTCTTGCAAGAAGTACCGCACGGAAAAATAGTTACCTACAGTGCCGATCCCAGCTCCTATACCCTCGAAGGACTTTCCGGCGCGGAGATACGGTATCGGGGAGAAACTATCCGCTTACCGCTTCCGGGAATCCATAACGTACAAAACACCTTTGCCGCGATTGCCGTTGCGGAATACTGTCATATCCGGTTGCAGTCGATAAAAGCGGGCATCGAACAGATGCATGCCTTATTCGGAAGATCGCAAATTATCCGCGGGCCGGTAACCTATCTGCTCGATTGCTATAACGCAAATCCCGATTCGATGAATGCAGGGCTTGCTCTGTGTGCAAATATCCGGGTAAGCGGCAAAAAGATTTATATACTTGCCTCGATGAAGGAGCTGGGTGCAGAATCCCATGCTGCACACAAAGCCGTATGTGCAGCAGCCTTCGCTTCCGATGCCGACGCATTGTTCTTTTTCGGCAGAGAGATGTGTACGGCAGCCATCGAGCAAGAAAACACTGCAAATAAACCTTTTTTCTGCTTTACGGAAGCCTTTGCCGATAAACTCCGCGACACTTTAGACGGTTTATTAAACCGGAACGATTTTGTATTCCTGAAAGGATCCCGCAGCCTTGCGCTCGAGCAGTTTGAACCTATTCTGCAAAAGGAGCGGGTATGATGCACCACACTATCGCCGTCGAAAAGAATATCAACCGCGACCGGTACAGCTTCACATTTATTCTGCTCGTACTCATCATGGTTGGAATCGGAATTGCCGTTCTCTATTCGGGTTCTTTGCATTATGCCGAACGGTTTTTTGATGATTCTTCTTACTTCCTTGTCCGGCAATTCCGTAATCTCCTTATAGGCTGCATCGGTCTCATCTTTTTTTCATTCTTCAGTTTTGATCATTTACGAAAACTGCTGCCCTATCTACTGATAGCAGGCTTTATTTTTCTGTTGCTTCCCTTTATTCCGGGCATCGCTTCACCGCGAAACGGCGCCAACCGCTGGATTTCCATCGGAGGTTTCAGTTTGCAGCCGTCGGAATTTATCAAACTTCTGCTCATTATCTTTCTTGCAAACTTCTTTGATAAAAAAGCAGATCAATTGGATGTTCCGCTGATTTCAATATTGCCGCCTTTTTTTATCACATCCATATTCGTATTGCTAATATACCTTGAAAATGATTTTTCGAGTGCAATTTTTTTAATGCTTATCTTTATGGTGATGTTTTTTGCGGCAGGAGGACCGCTGCTCTGGTTCCTGAAGGGATTGATTGTTACCATTCCCTGCGCGGTACTTATGGTTGTTACCTCAACCTACCGGATGAAGCGTGTACTCTCTTTTATCTCCCCCGATAGCGATCCGCTCGATACGGGTTATCAAATCAATGCAGCCATCGAAGCGCTTGCCGGCAGCGGTCTTTACGGTACGGGAATAGGGAACGGTGTACATAAAATTTCGAGTGTTCCCGAAATATACTCCGATTTTATTTTTGTCGCATGGGCGGAAGAAATGGGCTTTTTAGGCGTCTGCGGCTATCTTGCACTCTTGCTTGCATTTACCGCGGTAGCCTATTTGATTGCGTTTTCCTGTAAGAATCGCTTCGGCTGCTATGTTGCATTCGGAGCAGCATCGTCAATCGTCCTTCAATCTTTTTTAAATTTAGGAGTCGTTGTCCGTCTGCTGCCTGCAACCGGTATTCCCCTCCCCTTTTTCTCATTCGGAGGATCTTCGCTCATTACCAGTCTTTGCCTATGCGGACTGATTATCAATGTTTCAAGTTATACAAAAAGGAGTGCTTCATAATGTCTGATATTATCGGTTTACAAAACCACGCATATACCGAACCGCGTCAATTACCTCAAGCCGTTAAAAAAACAAAAGGAAAGCAGCTCCTGAAAATCCTTATTTTAGCGATGCTGTTATTTTTAGCAGGAGAGTCCGTCTATCACCTTTTTATTCTGCCTTTTAATTCAACGGCAAAGATACAGGTCTTAGGAAATGATACCATTTCCGAAGCGGAACTGAAAAAAGCTGTCGGTCTGACCGGAACGGAAAAATGGGGAAAGATCGATAAAGATGTGTTATTGCATCGGGTTGCAAGTTATCCGCTCGTTGCGGAAGCACGGGTACTCAAAAAGTATCCGGACAAAGTGCTAATTGAAATAACCGAACGGAAGCCGGTCGGTGTCTTGCTTGCAACAGTCAGCGGACGCACTATCCCGATGGAAATAGATAAAACGGGAACAGTATTTAAAACGGCTTCCAAGAAAGGGCAGCCGGAGCTGCCTGTTATCAGCGGTCTTTCCTTTCAGACTATACGGGCGGGAATGAAGGTGCACAAGCAGCTTGTACCGCTGTTCAAGCAGCTGGATCTTTTGCAGAAAAAAAATCCGGTTTTACTCAGCGAGATATCTGAAATAAAAATTGAACAGAAAAAATACGGCGGTTTTGATCTCATCCTCTATCCGGTACAAACACAAGTTAAGGTACGTACCGACAGTACATTGAATGAGGAGCGATTGCGGTATATGATGTTGGCATTGGATGTCATACAAAAATTTGATCTGAGTGCGGAGATTGAGGAGTTGGATGTACGGGCAGGAACCGCTTCCTACCGCTTAAGAGGTGAAGCCAATGAGTGATATCATAGTCGGATTGGATATAGGTACCAGCGCAATCAGAGCCGTTGTTGCTGAAAAACTGGAAACAGGAGTCTTGCAAATTATCGGCGTAGGCACCGGTATTTCTGAAGGCTTACGGAAAGGAACGGTTGTCAATATTGAAAAGACCGTACAAGGAATCCACGAAGCAGTGGAAGCCGCGGAGATGATGTCCGGCGTAGAAATTACCCACTGCATTACGGGAATCGGCGGCACCCATATTGAAGGAATTAATTCACGCGGTATTGTCGCCGTTACCGATAAAGGTAAAGGAAACCGCGAAATAGACCAGCAGGACATCGACCGTGTTATAGAAGCAGCACGAGCAGTCGTTATCCCGATGGATAGGCGCGTTATGCATGTTATCCCGCAATCGTATATCGTTGACGACCAGCGCGGTATTGTGGATCCGCATAATGTTATCGGCGTCCGCATCGAAGCGGAAGTACATATTATTACCGGCTCGGTTACCTGCATCAAAAATATTGTCGATTGTGTAAAGCGTGCTAATTTACAAGTTGATACCCCGATGTATCACGGTTTGGCCGCCGTAGAATCCGTTATGACACAGGAAGAACAGGATCTCGGTTCGGTACTCATCGATATCGGGGGCGGCACCACCGATATTGTGGTGATGTCCGGCGGAGCGCCGGTACTTACGGCAGTGCTGCCCGTCGGCGGGAGCCATGC
Encoded proteins:
- a CDS encoding RluA family pseudouridine synthase, with translation MHNSQQNIVKKSIPIVYEDEAICIVNKPYGIPVQGGAHIAVCLTEILSKQLRTEIFPVHRLDKETSGLLVVAKSAAAARSCRTLFELRAVEKEYLALCFGSFEHSVNKKTLKLIPKEGIIDTPIMENGTPKPASSAYKLLAGTDAYSLFSVRLHTGRMHQIRIHLAGIGCPIIGDDKHGNFALNKQLWKTARIKKLQLCAYRLRFPIGGTLRLFTVPVPEHIQAAIDVLMPETICGLS
- a CDS encoding TraB/GumN family protein → MIAFKYVKKIVLLLMLSIALTACTTTGQGKRPSALSKPVLIERPERFFWEIRGNKGSVYVLGTIHVADKKFYPLEKNVLRAFDKADRLVSEIGGMAEMEALVGEMQTVIMKNMNTDPKKSLLNVLSEDELVFLYEMIGDDTMHRFALFNPWVLNTVLVQLLTFKAGMDPSDGIDMYLMQRAENKKIEALDTAEQQIAALSYGTFEDQLAILKDSIQALRDIDKSIAEVHTIRDLYLSNNRKKLSALLVELLLEVPSSFSEKKAQAYIDALLTDRNRIWAQKFDEYLREGGNTFVFAGTAHFLGKSSVFEIMRQKNMLE
- the mraZ gene encoding division/cell wall cluster transcriptional repressor MraZ, translated to MEKSVFSGEYNNTLDEKGRIMFPAKLRCLLPGSQVVITRGIDRCLWIFPPEEWALLSEKVMQSASLFQANSRLVLRRLIAPAQEIDIDKAGRVSIPQSLREYAQLEKDCVLLGINRYLELWDADEYRAYLEGSEADFHQASEDLGLIRF
- the rsmH gene encoding 16S rRNA (cytosine(1402)-N(4))-methyltransferase RsmH, with the protein product MNFVHTPVLLQECLQLLAPETSDPLLIDGTLGEGGHSEAFLTRFPQLKVIGIDADPAIQAKARARLAPFGERMQFFLGWSDTFFDQYPQDRAAPSLILFDLGISLFHYMESKRGFSFSADEPLDMRINPNESLTAADIVNTYSEKKLADLLYLYAEERFSRPIARAIVAEREKHPFTEARQLSETVFHAVPTRFRHGPIHPATKTFQALRIAVNSELDRLPRLLEKAFSCLAAEGKMGVISFHSLEDRIVKLFFRDLAKSCICPPEMPICTCGGVPRAALLTKKPVGPSAEETAGNAPSRSARLRVIKKLSLRRS
- a CDS encoding cell division protein FtsL, with translation MKHLVALILTVSIPCLLFFTVKQSQVYNTLEREVNAYNNEQNRLIAENKRKISAISILSKPQRIEKIAVEELGMHKADSSQIIRISLDKEKKG
- the murF gene encoding UDP-N-acetylmuramoyl-tripeptide--D-alanyl-D-alanine ligase, with protein sequence MLLGWEALCTAVAGTFICNYSPYQGFDSVTTDSRTVGDHALFIPLRGTQQDGHRYIEQALQHGAACVLADAAYLGVQENTQLILTLCEKYQAACIRVDHTLKALQDAAAAYLEQFPQLIKIGVTGSNGKTTTKELLASIFAQKYRIIKNEGNLNSETGLPLSVFTVTKEHEVGIFELGMNRKGEITELAAVLKPNIAVITNIGTAHIGMLGSKDAIAQEKKEIFSCFDENSVGFVPAQDEYTAFLQEVPHGKIVTYSADPSSYTLEGLSGAEIRYRGETIRLPLPGIHNVQNTFAAIAVAEYCHIRLQSIKAGIEQMHALFGRSQIIRGPVTYLLDCYNANPDSMNAGLALCANIRVSGKKIYILASMKELGAESHAAHKAVCAAAFASDADALFFFGREMCTAAIEQENTANKPFFCFTEAFADKLRDTLDGLLNRNDFVFLKGSRSLALEQFEPILQKERV
- the ftsW gene encoding putative lipid II flippase FtsW; this encodes MMHHTIAVEKNINRDRYSFTFILLVLIMVGIGIAVLYSGSLHYAERFFDDSSYFLVRQFRNLLIGCIGLIFFSFFSFDHLRKLLPYLLIAGFIFLLLPFIPGIASPRNGANRWISIGGFSLQPSEFIKLLLIIFLANFFDKKADQLDVPLISILPPFFITSIFVLLIYLENDFSSAIFLMLIFMVMFFAAGGPLLWFLKGLIVTIPCAVLMVVTSTYRMKRVLSFISPDSDPLDTGYQINAAIEALAGSGLYGTGIGNGVHKISSVPEIYSDFIFVAWAEEMGFLGVCGYLALLLAFTAVAYLIAFSCKNRFGCYVAFGAASSIVLQSFLNLGVVVRLLPATGIPLPFFSFGGSSLITSLCLCGLIINVSSYTKRSAS
- a CDS encoding cell division protein FtsQ/DivIB — its product is MSDIIGLQNHAYTEPRQLPQAVKKTKGKQLLKILILAMLLFLAGESVYHLFILPFNSTAKIQVLGNDTISEAELKKAVGLTGTEKWGKIDKDVLLHRVASYPLVAEARVLKKYPDKVLIEITERKPVGVLLATVSGRTIPMEIDKTGTVFKTASKKGQPELPVISGLSFQTIRAGMKVHKQLVPLFKQLDLLQKKNPVLLSEISEIKIEQKKYGGFDLILYPVQTQVKVRTDSTLNEERLRYMMLALDVIQKFDLSAEIEELDVRAGTASYRLRGEANE
- the ftsA gene encoding cell division protein FtsA gives rise to the protein MSDIIVGLDIGTSAIRAVVAEKLETGVLQIIGVGTGISEGLRKGTVVNIEKTVQGIHEAVEAAEMMSGVEITHCITGIGGTHIEGINSRGIVAVTDKGKGNREIDQQDIDRVIEAARAVVIPMDRRVMHVIPQSYIVDDQRGIVDPHNVIGVRIEAEVHIITGSVTCIKNIVDCVKRANLQVDTPMYHGLAAVESVMTQEEQDLGSVLIDIGGGTTDIVVMSGGAPVLTAVLPVGGSHATNDLAIVKGLSSETAEKVKITDGCCWQPLLEDNKSVLISAPGGRAPIQIEKADICDILQARMAEIFTMVKDKITPITASNRFAGNVILCGGGSLMPGATELASEIFGTPAVRLGIPGTFGGLTGEYRSPEFAAVLGLILSQYKQQAASDEETKKTEAEPGKIVGKIKDFWKNLF